TAGATGAACTCAGTGATCCTGAATAAGTTGTACCAGCTAACTGCACTGAAGTAATAGTAGCGCTACCTGAGGATGATAATGTAAATGTTAATGTGCCACCAGAACTACAGGGAATTATTGTACCTGTTCCTACTTGGGTAACTGTTGACTTTCCTGCAAATGCTCCGAATAGTCCGAATGCAAATCCTACTACTACTAATGCTATTATTACTGATGCTATAACTAATATTAACGCTGTTACTGCTCCAGATATACCTTTTTTGCTCTTTTTTGCTCTTAGTAAGGCTTTCATCAAGAATAATAGTTAGAATCTTCTATATATATTTTTTGCCTTAACTTTTATTAAAGAAAAATTTATATATCAAATAGAGCACTACAGTGTTTTTACATTGAAGATCTTTATAATCTAGGTAACTGTAAATAATTTTTAAAGATTAGGATAGAAGGACTATGTTAGTCTTCTAGCTAACTCATGAAAAAGATTAAAAAGGTATTTTATTAATGTATAATATTCATTCTGTTTTTATAGTTTAACCTACAAGATATTGTTTTGTAGCTTTGAAAAAACTTTAGCTTTCTAGAAAAATTTTTATAGATAATTTACGTTAGAAGTATACTAAATGAGCCTTATTAAATCAATCAATAATGATGTAATAAGACTATTAATTTACCTAACGCTAATGAAGGTTCTCGTTATATTGCCAGTGTACATACTTAAAGGATCAAGTTTTTTTCTATTCTTAACAACTAAATGGGATTCCTTAAGGTTCGAGCAAATTGCGGAATATGGTTATTCTGGAAGTAATTACGCTTTTCCACCTGTCTACCCTTATCTTATTCATTACTTAACATTTCTAACTGGAAGTTATCCTCTTTCTGCTTTTCTCATTACTAATATAATAAGTTATATTTTTCCTTATAATAGTATATAAGACGTTTAATTATAAGACTGCTCTACTTTTGG
This genomic window from Acidianus manzaensis contains:
- a CDS encoding DUF973 family protein; amino-acid sequence: MKALLRAKKSKKGISGAVTALILVIASVIIALVVVGFAFGLFGAFAGKSTVTQVGTGTIIPCSSGGTLTFTLSSSGSATITSVQLAGTTYSGSLSSSTLTAGTNSITVTFSSGTFVPGNTYDFEVTLADGTVVTVTAQAVSS